The following proteins come from a genomic window of Pseudomonas sp. Z8(2022):
- a CDS encoding LuxR C-terminal-related transcriptional regulator gives MHTVQRGAGSSATEAASRGSRFRPPRLMQALLPRPHLVQQIIDNLGSVSVLIGPPGGGRTVLMNECYQELAAAGEPVCWVNLSYADNDPATLHQHLSHAFALPDSSSQDLLPEMPAGVSGFIDGVHWLENREALDRLQNFVLSVAANGRIVLAASQLKAHNLRRAELGGVIRVIGPSQLRMRDDEAAALIGGQYSREQIGQLNTLVDGWPAGLRFLQRAPQFCAQYLANPQSPPALPEELADYFETHICQGMSPARLDALMELSVLQRFIPELVAALPGAVSHWGLIDELLREGWMIRYADSRQRWACVSPALGLYLATRLSRFNPQRYRELKYFVARWLGEQGYAKEAVLHAVALDQPPVAARLIEDAGAVALDLGRGPNIQLSELLPVEQAGEFPLLFISQVYQRVRAGRLREARSLFEQAWQQTEGFTRVSSSAAGQEVQSWAQLYRVVFLCIVDSPITPAMLDEMQAEVDRLLVTEPVLAASWGSVLAYGYLDQRRFEEAVAAADVGLNLAPQDDRPRISIFLHIHKAHALLALGRLESACACAQAAFADALTDAGPNTYEWLAASLTRGLLHHLCGEDQQALDLLLPALAQVRNTSGWVPLYAEAYAAAVASLARQGGLAAAQPLLDQAEVFAHERGLVRLIALLKIVRLLERIRAGHWREALLLQQSDGVENLLHSQPVSAYELSIHVPAVLASAYLMLEINRPAAAADYLARLDEEMMRGESCRWQLSYHLLLARAHFMTRRYSLALEHTFATYRLSARSGLRRTLGPGFAGLVEIAGWAVARGRELPEGMQQWLEQVAPASATSTPAIAGQQLLSPRESEVMLLVAEGLTNKEIAARLAISEGTVKGHRKRIHEKFGVSSRSQAISRARELLLI, from the coding sequence GTGCACACTGTCCAACGGGGCGCCGGCAGTTCCGCCACCGAGGCAGCGTCACGCGGCAGTCGCTTCAGGCCGCCAAGGCTGATGCAGGCTCTGCTGCCTCGCCCGCATCTGGTTCAGCAGATCATCGACAATCTGGGCTCGGTCAGCGTGCTGATAGGCCCGCCGGGTGGCGGCCGCACGGTATTGATGAACGAGTGCTACCAGGAGCTGGCGGCCGCCGGCGAGCCGGTGTGCTGGGTCAACCTGTCCTATGCCGACAACGACCCTGCGACCCTGCACCAGCACCTGAGTCACGCCTTCGCCCTGCCGGACAGTTCCTCGCAGGACCTGCTGCCGGAGATGCCGGCCGGCGTCAGCGGCTTTATCGACGGTGTTCACTGGCTGGAGAACCGCGAGGCCCTGGACCGGCTGCAGAACTTCGTGCTCAGCGTGGCCGCCAATGGCCGCATCGTTCTCGCCGCCAGCCAGCTCAAGGCCCATAACCTGCGCCGCGCCGAGCTGGGCGGGGTGATCCGGGTCATCGGCCCCAGCCAGCTGCGCATGCGTGACGATGAAGCAGCGGCCCTGATCGGTGGCCAGTACAGCCGGGAGCAGATCGGCCAGCTCAACACCCTGGTCGATGGCTGGCCGGCCGGTCTGCGCTTCCTGCAACGGGCGCCGCAGTTCTGCGCGCAGTACCTGGCAAATCCGCAGTCGCCGCCGGCTTTGCCGGAGGAGCTGGCCGACTATTTCGAAACCCACATCTGTCAGGGCATGTCCCCCGCGCGCCTGGATGCGCTGATGGAGCTGAGCGTGCTGCAGCGCTTCATCCCCGAACTGGTGGCAGCCCTGCCCGGAGCGGTGAGCCACTGGGGGCTGATCGACGAACTGCTACGCGAAGGCTGGATGATTCGCTATGCCGATTCCCGGCAGCGCTGGGCCTGCGTCAGTCCGGCGCTGGGTCTGTACCTGGCGACCCGGCTCAGCCGCTTCAATCCGCAGCGTTATCGCGAGCTGAAGTATTTCGTCGCCCGGTGGCTGGGCGAGCAGGGCTATGCCAAGGAGGCCGTGCTGCATGCCGTGGCCCTGGACCAGCCACCGGTGGCGGCGCGGCTGATTGAGGACGCGGGTGCCGTGGCCCTCGACCTCGGCCGCGGTCCCAATATCCAGCTGAGCGAGCTGTTGCCGGTGGAGCAGGCCGGCGAGTTTCCACTGCTGTTCATCAGTCAGGTGTACCAGCGCGTGCGGGCCGGCCGGCTGCGCGAGGCGCGCTCGCTGTTCGAGCAGGCCTGGCAGCAGACCGAAGGATTCACCCGGGTCAGCAGCAGTGCCGCGGGCCAGGAGGTGCAGAGCTGGGCGCAGCTGTACCGCGTGGTGTTCCTGTGCATCGTCGATAGCCCGATCACGCCGGCGATGCTGGACGAGATGCAGGCGGAGGTGGATCGCCTGCTGGTCACCGAGCCGGTGCTCGCCGCCAGTTGGGGGTCGGTGCTGGCCTACGGTTACCTGGACCAGCGCCGTTTCGAAGAGGCGGTGGCCGCCGCCGACGTCGGGCTGAACCTGGCGCCACAGGATGACCGCCCGCGCATCAGCATCTTCCTGCATATTCACAAGGCCCATGCCCTGCTGGCCCTGGGTCGACTGGAAAGTGCCTGCGCCTGCGCTCAGGCGGCCTTCGCGGATGCTCTCACCGATGCCGGCCCGAATACCTACGAATGGCTCGCTGCCAGCCTGACTCGCGGCCTGCTGCATCACCTGTGTGGCGAGGATCAGCAGGCCCTCGACCTGCTGCTGCCCGCCCTGGCCCAGGTGCGCAATACCAGCGGCTGGGTCCCGTTGTACGCCGAGGCCTATGCCGCCGCCGTCGCCAGCCTGGCCCGGCAGGGCGGTCTGGCGGCTGCCCAGCCGCTGCTGGACCAGGCCGAGGTCTTCGCCCACGAACGTGGTCTGGTCCGGCTGATCGCCCTGCTGAAGATCGTCCGTCTGCTGGAACGTATCCGCGCCGGACACTGGCGCGAGGCGCTGCTGCTGCAGCAATCCGACGGCGTGGAGAATCTGCTGCACAGCCAGCCGGTCAGCGCCTACGAGCTGAGCATCCATGTGCCGGCGGTGCTGGCCTCGGCCTATCTGATGCTGGAGATCAACCGGCCTGCGGCTGCGGCCGACTACCTGGCGCGGCTGGACGAAGAGATGATGCGCGGGGAGAGCTGCCGTTGGCAGCTGAGCTACCACCTGCTGCTGGCACGCGCTCATTTCATGACGCGGCGCTATAGCCTGGCGCTCGAACACACCTTCGCCACCTACCGGCTCTCGGCCCGCAGCGGCCTGCGCCGGACCCTCGGGCCGGGCTTTGCCGGCCTGGTGGAAATCGCCGGCTGGGCGGTCGCCCGCGGGCGGGAGTTGCCCGAAGGCATGCAGCAGTGGCTAGAACAGGTCGCCCCGGCGTCAGCCACCAGCACGCCGGCCATCGCCGGCCAGCAGTTGCTCAGCCCGCGCGAAAGCGAAGTCATGCTGCTGGTGGCGGAAGGCCTGACCAACAAGGAGATCGCTGCCCGCCTGGCCATTTCCGAAGGCACGGTCAAGGGCCATCGCAAGCGCATCCACGAGAAGTTCGGCGTCAGCAGCCGCTCGCAGGCCATCAGCCGGGCCCGTGAGTTGCTGCTGATCTGA
- a CDS encoding autotransporter domain-containing protein, whose protein sequence is MNKVYCSVWNASTGTWVAAPETARRQSKGSARLACALLLGGALLSTHQAMAACGTARNCTGGDTHRTNTDGGISGGNWTFSGNGSDLHAWSSDPVTGGSFTITNNAKVWANANSSISGGTFNISNGAYFEVMSSNAVTNGVNINLGSGGYLDLNSYTGTFASLNGSGTVLGFSSGGSLPLLILDGGAGSLSTFNGNTVIGGANLQLNSGRLILNGIYGHQNTTVKSGATLTATTALKNVTVESGATLNGSASSYDQLNLSGTYSPGLNSVTMTDFWLNGGTLVVTARDGAAASDASFISVNYMLGITNSTVHVEAQRGAWNALRTYRILETHNVSSLTDGDFAGVTANFAYLTPTLTKHTTGTAAYWVLTLERNGPGGALFSEDAQTRNQYAVANSIDNLEPNHPIYNYVLTLPVGEPAAAFDSLSGEAHASFLAGLPNITSHAYRLPLANLRNSLNAGLNPAAVTAQVGGTQGSSGLPAFGDKPAWVELVGNWQNVDGDSNAGSLDQNSVGVFAGYDNDIGNGWYLGGALGYTQTDADVSSRDSEADIHSYSATLYGGKAFALDVQRQLNVLGGLSYTYHDIDSERKVRALGQKLTAGYDAHTTQVFGEVGYLIGKPDGRYVEPFAGLTVSHLEVGSFKEKGGSAALKGDSDDDTQVVSSLGVRGQLPYEFGNFGATLRGSLAWQHAFGDEHMDATMRFVDGGHDFNVRGVSLERDTAVLGLGTQLNVSPNAAISLDYEGRYASGLREHSASLKAQWNF, encoded by the coding sequence ATGAACAAGGTTTATTGCAGCGTTTGGAATGCCTCAACGGGCACCTGGGTCGCAGCTCCGGAAACTGCGCGTCGTCAGAGCAAGGGCAGTGCCCGTCTGGCCTGCGCCCTGCTGCTCGGCGGCGCGCTGCTCAGCACGCACCAGGCCATGGCCGCCTGCGGCACAGCGCGAAACTGTACGGGGGGAGACACTCACCGCACCAATACCGATGGCGGCATTTCCGGAGGCAACTGGACCTTCAGCGGTAACGGCTCCGACCTGCACGCCTGGTCCTCCGACCCGGTCACCGGCGGCAGCTTCACCATCACCAACAACGCCAAGGTCTGGGCCAATGCCAACAGCAGCATTAGCGGAGGCACCTTCAACATTTCCAACGGGGCCTACTTCGAGGTGATGAGCAGCAACGCCGTTACCAACGGCGTGAATATCAACCTTGGCTCGGGCGGCTACCTGGATCTGAACAGCTATACCGGTACTTTCGCGTCGCTCAATGGCAGCGGCACAGTTCTCGGTTTTTCCTCGGGAGGAAGCTTACCGCTGCTGATTCTGGACGGTGGTGCCGGCAGTCTGTCGACCTTCAACGGCAACACAGTGATCGGTGGCGCCAACCTGCAACTGAATTCTGGCCGGCTGATTCTCAACGGCATCTACGGGCATCAGAACACCACCGTCAAAAGTGGCGCTACCCTGACGGCCACCACTGCGCTGAAGAATGTAACCGTCGAGTCGGGCGCTACTCTCAACGGCAGTGCATCCAGCTACGATCAGCTGAACCTCTCGGGCACCTATTCGCCCGGTCTGAATTCGGTCACGATGACGGACTTCTGGCTCAATGGAGGCACCCTTGTGGTGACCGCCCGTGACGGGGCAGCCGCCAGCGACGCCAGCTTCATCTCGGTCAACTACATGCTTGGCATCACCAACTCCACCGTTCATGTGGAGGCGCAGCGCGGTGCATGGAATGCCCTGCGTACCTACCGGATACTCGAGACCCATAACGTCAGCAGCCTCACCGACGGTGACTTCGCCGGCGTAACGGCCAACTTTGCCTACCTGACGCCCACCCTGACCAAACATACCACCGGTACCGCCGCGTACTGGGTGCTGACGCTGGAACGCAACGGGCCTGGTGGCGCACTGTTCAGCGAGGACGCACAAACACGCAATCAGTACGCTGTTGCCAACAGCATCGACAACCTGGAACCAAATCACCCGATCTATAACTATGTGCTCACCTTGCCGGTTGGCGAGCCTGCTGCAGCTTTTGACAGCCTCTCCGGCGAAGCCCACGCCAGTTTCCTGGCGGGCCTGCCGAACATCACCAGCCATGCCTATCGCCTGCCGCTGGCCAACCTGCGCAACAGCCTCAATGCCGGCCTGAATCCGGCGGCGGTCACCGCGCAAGTGGGCGGCACCCAGGGCTCCAGCGGCCTGCCGGCATTTGGCGACAAGCCGGCCTGGGTCGAGCTGGTGGGTAACTGGCAGAACGTCGATGGCGACAGCAACGCCGGTTCGCTGGATCAGAACAGCGTGGGCGTGTTCGCCGGCTACGACAACGATATCGGCAATGGCTGGTACCTGGGCGGCGCCCTGGGCTACACGCAGACCGATGCCGATGTCAGCAGCCGCGACAGCGAAGCCGACATTCACAGCTACAGCGCAACGCTGTACGGCGGCAAGGCTTTCGCCCTGGATGTCCAGCGTCAGCTGAACGTCCTAGGCGGCCTGTCGTACACCTATCACGACATCGACAGCGAGCGCAAAGTCCGCGCCCTGGGCCAGAAGCTCACCGCTGGCTACGACGCCCACACCACCCAGGTGTTCGGCGAAGTGGGCTACCTGATCGGCAAGCCGGACGGTCGCTACGTCGAGCCGTTCGCCGGTCTGACCGTCAGCCACCTGGAAGTGGGTTCGTTCAAGGAGAAGGGCGGCAGCGCGGCGCTCAAGGGTGACAGCGATGACGACACCCAGGTGGTGTCCAGCCTCGGTGTACGCGGCCAGCTGCCCTACGAGTTCGGCAACTTCGGCGCCACGCTGCGTGGCTCGCTGGCCTGGCAGCATGCTTTCGGCGACGAGCACATGGACGCCACCATGCGTTTCGTCGACGGCGGCCATGACTTCAACGTGCGTGGCGTGTCGCTGGAGCGCGACACCGCAGTGCTGGGCCTAGGCACGCAGCTCAACGTCAGCCCCAACGCGGCGATCTCGCTGGACTACGAAGGCCGCTACGCCAGCGGTCTGCGCGAGCACAGCGCGTCGCTCAAGGCGCAGTGGAACTTCTGA
- a CDS encoding LuxR C-terminal-related transcriptional regulator, producing MVTPTTQASPAGRQPTVSSRYSPPRMLEALIERPALLTALLDDASGKITVLAGPHGFSKTALLQTLYHYHQQRQQRVHWLSLTPEDNDPQRLRKHLSEAFELPMGDGTESLEDIPEHCLAFIDGLEQLHNPIAHALAEWFMLSLPASSTLYTSATRVRGTLLHNARLRGLVNVVGPRQLRMNSAEAQQILGDSYSAYEADYLNNFVDGWPAGLRLLQRNPDCCRRLLSSRSENTIPVEMQEYFDDQFAAKLPAQTLQALMQLSVFERFTPALLAAMPEPPCTWQLVDEQIENGLFLAYADERREWVAFHPVFSKYLSERLRREDPARYEALKLFAAQRLLAGGHHAEAVHHATGLSCTPVAARIIEEAGGITVQVGPGRNITLEQQITPQQAGELPLLFISQLYQRIRCGRFHEARTGLEQAWSYTHGFSEIAAGSDPHVVQAWALLIRVVLHVSFDEPCQLEYTQRLDQYMHQLLASEPLLAASIASVLAFYHVELCDYVRVAQVCRLGMQAMQQPQENRITVFILLHRISAELATQSLDQARLSSEEALRQACSDGVNDSYEVLAAQMVRALVHYEQNELNEAWELLAPALQQVHSINGWMRLYALSFSAAAEIAGRRDGLDAALEVIRQGERFACERQYPRLSQFMAIARLREYARAQQWAQAIQMIEGETLQHVLNGTENDAYHWLPRLQAMLACAELHLDMGRPHDCLSMLDKLKLNYPLTLDNRAQVSIELLSMRARFALRRFNAAFEHFHRAAALLRQGNYSYRIQQARPYLLELLNWSRRQNRLLSGNLEEWLRSVLQTTADDKPFAERNARVAANFRLSPRETEIISLVAAGYINKEIAALLGISEGTVKSHRKSVHEKLGVNSRSQAISRARELLLI from the coding sequence ATGGTCACGCCCACCACTCAGGCATCGCCCGCTGGCCGGCAGCCGACCGTCTCCAGTCGCTACAGCCCGCCGCGTATGCTCGAAGCGCTGATCGAGCGACCGGCCCTGCTGACCGCGCTGCTGGACGACGCCAGCGGCAAGATCACTGTTCTGGCCGGACCACACGGTTTCAGTAAAACCGCCCTGCTGCAGACGCTGTATCACTACCATCAACAGCGTCAGCAGCGCGTTCACTGGCTCAGCCTGACCCCCGAGGACAATGACCCGCAGCGTCTGCGCAAGCACCTGAGCGAAGCCTTTGAACTGCCCATGGGTGACGGTACGGAGAGCCTGGAGGACATCCCCGAACACTGCCTGGCGTTCATCGACGGCCTGGAACAGCTGCATAACCCCATCGCCCATGCCCTGGCCGAATGGTTCATGCTCAGCCTGCCGGCCAGCAGCACTCTGTACACCAGCGCCACCCGCGTACGCGGCACCCTGCTGCACAACGCGCGGCTGCGCGGTCTGGTCAACGTGGTCGGGCCACGGCAGCTGCGCATGAACAGCGCAGAGGCGCAGCAGATCCTCGGAGACAGCTACAGCGCCTACGAAGCCGACTACCTCAACAACTTTGTCGATGGCTGGCCGGCAGGTCTGCGCCTGCTGCAACGCAACCCCGATTGCTGCCGGCGCTTGCTTAGCAGCCGCTCGGAAAACACCATCCCGGTGGAGATGCAGGAGTACTTCGACGATCAGTTCGCCGCCAAGCTGCCGGCGCAGACCCTGCAGGCCCTCATGCAACTGAGCGTGTTCGAGCGCTTCACCCCCGCCCTGCTCGCCGCCATGCCGGAACCACCGTGCACCTGGCAACTGGTGGACGAGCAGATCGAAAACGGTTTGTTTCTCGCCTACGCCGACGAGCGCCGTGAATGGGTGGCCTTTCACCCGGTCTTTTCCAAGTACCTGAGCGAGCGCCTGCGCCGTGAAGACCCGGCACGTTATGAAGCGCTGAAACTGTTTGCGGCGCAGCGCCTGTTGGCCGGGGGACACCATGCGGAAGCGGTGCATCATGCCACCGGGCTCAGTTGCACGCCGGTGGCTGCGCGCATCATCGAAGAAGCCGGTGGCATCACCGTGCAGGTCGGCCCCGGACGCAACATTACCCTGGAGCAACAGATCACCCCGCAGCAGGCAGGCGAACTGCCTCTGCTGTTTATCAGCCAGTTGTATCAGCGCATCCGTTGTGGCCGCTTCCATGAAGCGCGCACGGGGCTGGAACAGGCCTGGAGCTACACCCATGGCTTCAGCGAGATCGCCGCCGGCAGCGACCCGCATGTGGTGCAGGCCTGGGCCCTGCTGATACGTGTGGTGCTGCATGTCTCGTTTGATGAACCCTGCCAGCTCGAATACACCCAGCGTCTGGATCAGTACATGCACCAGCTGCTGGCCAGCGAACCGCTGCTGGCCGCCAGCATTGCCTCGGTGCTGGCCTTCTACCATGTCGAGCTGTGCGATTACGTACGCGTCGCGCAGGTCTGCCGCCTGGGCATGCAGGCCATGCAGCAGCCCCAGGAAAACCGCATCACGGTCTTTATCCTGCTGCACCGTATCAGCGCGGAACTGGCCACACAGTCGCTGGATCAGGCGCGCCTGAGCAGTGAAGAAGCCTTGCGCCAGGCCTGCAGCGACGGCGTCAATGACTCCTACGAAGTGCTCGCGGCGCAGATGGTGCGGGCCCTGGTGCACTACGAACAGAATGAGCTCAATGAAGCCTGGGAACTGTTGGCACCGGCACTGCAGCAGGTGCATTCGATCAATGGCTGGATGCGCCTGTACGCCTTGTCGTTCAGTGCGGCGGCGGAAATCGCCGGCCGCCGTGATGGCCTGGATGCAGCACTGGAGGTCATCCGCCAGGGCGAACGCTTTGCCTGCGAACGCCAGTACCCGCGCCTGAGCCAGTTCATGGCGATCGCCCGGCTGCGCGAGTACGCCCGCGCGCAGCAATGGGCGCAGGCCATACAGATGATCGAGGGCGAAACGCTGCAACACGTGCTCAACGGTACGGAGAATGACGCCTACCACTGGTTACCCCGCCTGCAGGCCATGCTCGCCTGCGCGGAGCTGCATCTGGACATGGGCCGCCCGCACGACTGCCTGAGCATGCTCGACAAACTCAAGCTCAACTACCCGCTGACCCTGGATAACCGCGCCCAGGTCAGCATCGAGTTGCTGAGCATGCGTGCGCGCTTTGCCCTGCGCCGGTTCAATGCCGCCTTCGAACATTTTCACCGCGCGGCGGCGCTGCTGCGCCAGGGCAACTACAGCTACCGCATACAGCAGGCGCGCCCTTACCTGCTGGAGCTGCTGAACTGGTCACGGCGGCAGAACCGGCTGCTCTCCGGCAATCTGGAGGAGTGGCTGCGCAGCGTTCTGCAAACCACTGCCGACGACAAGCCGTTCGCCGAGCGCAACGCGCGCGTGGCGGCCAATTTCCGTCTGAGTCCACGGGAAACCGAGATCATCAGCCTGGTCGCGGCGGGCTATATCAACAAGGAAATCGCCGCGCTGCTGGGCATCTCCGAAGGCACGGTAAAAAGCCACCGCAAGAGCGTGCACGAGAAGCTCGGCGTCAACAGCCGCTCACAGGCCATCAGTCGTGCTCGTGAACTGTTGCTGATCTGA